Proteins encoded together in one Otariodibacter oris window:
- a CDS encoding iron transporter: protein MKKTVMATALLASILTAPSAFAFEEFPIGEAVTINNMEIAAVYLQPIDMEPRGIGLSAAQSDIHLEADIHATTGNVNGFGEGEWMPFLTVNYVLTNTDTNEKQEGTFMPMVASDGPHYGANIKMMGVGNYKLTYHIDPPAKAGMYRHTDADTGVERWWKPFDVDFEFQFTGLK, encoded by the coding sequence ATGAAAAAAACTGTAATGGCAACAGCCTTATTAGCAAGTATTTTAACAGCACCTAGTGCTTTTGCTTTCGAAGAGTTCCCAATTGGAGAAGCTGTAACAATAAATAATATGGAAATTGCTGCAGTATATTTACAACCAATTGATATGGAACCAAGAGGTATCGGTCTATCAGCGGCTCAATCAGATATTCACTTAGAAGCTGATATTCATGCAACGACTGGTAATGTTAACGGATTTGGTGAAGGTGAATGGATGCCATTCTTAACAGTTAACTATGTTTTAACTAACACTGATACTAATGAAAAACAAGAAGGTACATTCATGCCAATGGTGGCTAGCGATGGTCCTCACTATGGTGCAAATATTAAAATGATGGGTGTTGGTAACTATAAATTAACTTACCACATTGACCCACCAGCAAAAGCAGGTATGTATCGTCATACTGATGCTGATACAGGTGTTGAGCGTTGGTGGAAACCATTTGATGTTGATTTTGAATTCCAATTCACTGGATTAAAATAA
- a CDS encoding FTR1 family iron permease, with amino-acid sequence MFRLLRDWQRYAILLLTLFYSSLAFSDTEYHQWVQDIENRLDKTLSLYQENNADDARTEVQMAYFEVFENLEGPIRINFSAQKSYQMEATFGEIRKMIGESKSIAEVESKINGLKAELEEVLPALVDGHQINASGSHEVYGNPEIEPYWQDSFRTIDDLLAQAITAYQNQDYQTAKKLMQQAQYDGYKNSEMEMSVRQNRSASISANINQQFYDLIRLSEEPDQIVAIGYQVTTLLQDIEELLPNLPTTRESQQVLQTTVQESESQDWNQVSKDINTRIQQAIEMYNQGDGKKAMLFVQDTYFDVFENTGMENKIGSRDSQFKAELEGYFTRLVSLIKAEQPSDQLQQQAKGLEDGLVKAVDMLDEGNQSDWSMFIYSLIIILREGLEALLIVAAIIAYLVKNNHNDKLPVIRQSVYVALVASVVTAVIFQFIFSNSGANRELLEGFTMIIAVFMLFMMSYWLLSKVEAQNWKRYLEGKLTLALSTGSLMGLWFTSFLAIYREGAETVLFYYALVSDVTSPVSYVYLLAGFAVGCVLLAICYFIMRYSIVKLPLKPFFLFTGSFMYLMAFVFAGKSILELIEGKLFEPTLLSGIPELPLLGIYPYVETLIPQIILVIAAIFALIYMKYKSNRAM; translated from the coding sequence ATGTTCCGTTTACTACGCGATTGGCAACGCTACGCAATTTTACTCCTTACACTCTTCTATAGTAGCCTTGCTTTTTCAGATACTGAATACCATCAATGGGTTCAAGATATCGAGAACCGACTAGATAAAACACTATCCTTATATCAAGAAAATAATGCAGATGATGCAAGAACCGAAGTACAAATGGCTTACTTTGAGGTTTTTGAAAATTTAGAAGGCCCCATCCGTATCAACTTTTCAGCACAAAAAAGCTATCAAATGGAAGCGACTTTTGGTGAAATCCGTAAAATGATCGGTGAATCAAAATCAATAGCTGAAGTAGAAAGCAAGATCAATGGACTAAAAGCTGAATTAGAAGAAGTATTGCCAGCTCTCGTTGATGGTCATCAAATTAATGCATCTGGATCACATGAGGTTTATGGTAATCCTGAAATTGAGCCTTATTGGCAAGATAGTTTTAGAACTATTGATGATTTGTTAGCACAAGCCATTACAGCCTACCAAAATCAAGATTATCAAACTGCTAAAAAATTAATGCAACAGGCACAATATGATGGCTATAAAAATTCAGAAATGGAAATGTCTGTCCGCCAAAATCGTTCTGCAAGTATTTCGGCTAATATTAATCAACAATTCTACGATCTCATCCGTTTAAGCGAAGAACCTGACCAGATTGTAGCTATTGGATATCAAGTCACTACGCTATTACAAGATATCGAGGAATTACTTCCAAATCTCCCAACAACAAGAGAATCACAACAAGTTTTACAAACAACAGTTCAAGAATCAGAATCACAAGATTGGAATCAAGTATCAAAAGATATTAATACCCGTATCCAACAAGCTATTGAAATGTATAACCAAGGCGATGGTAAGAAAGCAATGTTATTTGTCCAAGATACTTACTTTGATGTATTTGAAAATACGGGAATGGAAAATAAAATTGGTTCAAGAGACAGTCAATTTAAAGCTGAGCTTGAGGGATACTTTACTCGTTTAGTCAGTTTGATTAAAGCCGAACAACCTAGTGACCAACTACAACAACAAGCTAAAGGTCTTGAAGATGGCCTAGTTAAAGCCGTTGATATGTTAGATGAAGGTAACCAAAGTGATTGGTCAATGTTCATCTACAGCTTGATTATTATTCTACGTGAAGGCTTAGAAGCATTACTTATCGTTGCGGCTATTATTGCCTATTTAGTTAAAAATAATCATAACGATAAATTACCTGTTATCCGTCAATCCGTTTATGTCGCATTAGTAGCAAGTGTTGTTACAGCGGTTATATTCCAATTTATATTCTCCAATTCAGGTGCAAATCGAGAACTCTTGGAAGGATTTACCATGATCATCGCAGTATTTATGCTGTTTATGATGAGCTATTGGTTATTGTCTAAAGTTGAAGCACAAAATTGGAAACGCTATCTAGAAGGAAAATTAACCTTAGCGCTTAGTACTGGTTCATTAATGGGATTATGGTTTACAAGTTTCTTGGCAATTTACAGAGAAGGCGCAGAAACTGTACTCTTCTACTATGCTTTAGTAAGTGATGTGACTAGCCCTGTAAGCTATGTGTATCTTTTAGCTGGTTTTGCTGTAGGATGTGTTCTACTAGCGATTTGCTACTTTATTATGCGTTATAGTATTGTGAAATTACCACTCAAACCTTTCTTCTTATTTACTGGATCTTTCATGTATCTAATGGCATTTGTTTTTGCAGGAAAGAGTATTCTAGAACTTATTGAGGGTAAATTATTTGAACCAACACTATTATCTGGCATCCCTGAGCTCCCATTACTTGGTATTTATCCGTATGTAGAAACGTTAATACCACAAATAATTTTAGTTATAGCTGCTATTTTTGCACTAATCTATATGAAATATAAAAGTAATCGAGCTATGTAA
- a CDS encoding Fe-S-containing protein, producing MNYFFVFLLQSVMPFSILLGCMWSNYSKVKIQSLIWSSILAILVGVVIYLNLPQNQTTILILTSSIAILLCVFYLLQFFDSKRFSYIFNFILCMIAGIIWAKDPNITSVTNTDVINTDFILNICAIVLGFLFCLFTACWINILLKQKELQQKFRFTRPLVITAVTLILLIPMMSDILLSLMKLQILDLTKLRLTIVAKSGSLINYFNYINMVVLLLILLLFIPIVYIPRKKSAISETSLIEKRQKIAIFLVAKRLFISGFAIICIIFSTQLYWDQVASQAPRLSEATPVTLDENNEVRIPIETVKDGKLHRFVWVADDGKAVRFFIINRIQGKVSLGVVFDACLLCGDQGYIMEGDQVICVGCGVRVFIPSIGKPGGCNPVPIDDWEQTEDSVVISKASLEAGKTYFSTIVELEVIDPVNHSKVINTKTEYRYTYNDKTYFFATEENMSLFRDNPEQYVQDDATKEE from the coding sequence ATGAATTACTTTTTTGTTTTTTTATTACAAAGTGTCATGCCGTTTTCAATATTACTTGGTTGTATGTGGTCAAATTACTCAAAAGTAAAAATTCAGTCACTCATCTGGAGTAGTATTCTTGCAATATTAGTTGGCGTGGTAATCTATTTAAATTTACCTCAAAATCAAACAACAATACTTATTCTCACTAGCTCTATTGCTATCTTGTTGTGCGTTTTTTACTTATTGCAATTCTTTGACTCTAAACGATTCTCTTATATTTTTAATTTTATTCTATGCATGATTGCAGGGATTATTTGGGCAAAAGATCCCAACATTACCTCCGTGACTAACACTGATGTTATTAATACCGATTTTATTTTAAATATCTGTGCTATCGTACTTGGTTTTTTATTCTGTTTATTTACCGCATGTTGGATTAACATTCTATTAAAACAAAAAGAACTCCAACAAAAATTTAGATTTACTCGTCCTCTTGTTATTACAGCCGTCACTCTTATACTCCTTATTCCTATGATGAGTGATATATTGCTAAGTTTAATGAAGCTACAAATTTTAGATCTGACTAAACTTCGCCTAACCATTGTTGCAAAATCAGGAAGCCTAATTAACTACTTTAACTATATAAATATGGTTGTCCTACTCTTAATATTGCTACTCTTTATTCCTATCGTATATATTCCACGTAAAAAGTCCGCTATATCTGAAACTAGTTTAATTGAAAAAAGACAAAAAATAGCAATATTCTTAGTTGCCAAAAGACTCTTCATTTCAGGCTTCGCAATCATTTGTATTATTTTCTCCACTCAACTTTATTGGGATCAAGTCGCCTCCCAAGCCCCAAGATTATCAGAAGCGACACCCGTAACACTTGATGAAAATAATGAAGTGAGAATTCCGATTGAAACAGTTAAAGACGGAAAACTCCACCGATTTGTTTGGGTTGCCGATGATGGTAAAGCGGTGAGATTCTTTATAATAAATAGAATACAGGGTAAGGTAAGTTTAGGGGTAGTATTTGATGCTTGCCTATTATGTGGAGATCAAGGCTACATAATGGAAGGAGACCAAGTTATCTGTGTGGGTTGTGGTGTTCGTGTCTTTATTCCATCTATTGGTAAACCAGGTGGTTGTAACCCTGTACCAATTGACGATTGGGAACAAACCGAAGACAGTGTCGTCATCAGTAAAGCAAGTTTGGAAGCTGGAAAAACGTACTTCTCCACAATTGTGGAACTCGAAGTCATTGATCCTGTAAATCATAGCAAAGTGATTAATACAAAAACTGAATACAGATACACTTACAACGATAAAACCTATTTCTTCGCAACCGAAGAAAATATGAGTTTATTCCGTGATAATCCTGAACAATACGTACAGGACGATGCAACCAAGGAGGAATAA
- a CDS encoding c-type cytochrome gives MKLLYSVILLITSANLFANPEPTVADAEKGAKLFKQSCATCHGKTGEKSAMNQSKIINQLSADDIVLSLQNRKAGTISISKAGNRIKSKLSEQDMKDIAEFLQKIE, from the coding sequence ATGAAACTGCTTTACTCAGTCATACTGTTGATTACAAGTGCAAACCTATTTGCAAACCCTGAACCTACGGTAGCTGATGCCGAGAAGGGAGCAAAGCTATTTAAGCAATCCTGTGCGACATGCCATGGCAAAACCGGGGAAAAATCAGCAATGAATCAATCAAAAATAATTAATCAGCTCAGTGCAGATGATATTGTTTTATCGTTACAAAATAGAAAAGCGGGAACTATTTCAATTTCTAAAGCAGGAAATAGAATTAAATCTAAATTATCTGAACAAGATATGAAAGATATTGCTGAATTTCTGCAAAAAATAGAATAG
- a CDS encoding ABC transporter permease produces MAANSSINMFWRLVFRALRLRLQRVLIIFAALTVGASIVTAMSAVYFDINTKMSQELRTFGANFYVGSLQNGFIPESEVQQIIKEAPDNLISAASPYLYGIARSELEKVVIMGVWFSDMRTLAPYWQITGSSIGVNFDDRNAMIGKSLAERLNLSVGDQITLIKNTSDKHNFTIKGIIESGDATDNMLIVSLEFAQDWLDKQGLATNAFLNVKNDQGQVEQFAQKLEQEYPNLDIRPIRKVSASEGQILDKIKGLMGLISLVILLLATLCVNTTLIAIVGERAKEFALQKALGAKRTDIIKQIITETLIIAVFAIVVGLILGYVLAQVLGITVFKAYIDMRLPVIPITIILSLCVALIAVIVPTRRALEIQTANVLKGE; encoded by the coding sequence ATGGCCGCCAATAGCTCCATTAATATGTTCTGGAGACTCGTCTTTAGAGCATTACGGTTACGTTTGCAGAGAGTGCTAATTATTTTTGCCGCATTAACCGTAGGAGCAAGTATTGTTACTGCAATGTCCGCAGTCTATTTTGATATCAATACCAAAATGAGCCAAGAACTGAGAACATTTGGGGCTAATTTCTATGTTGGCTCACTGCAAAATGGATTTATCCCTGAATCTGAAGTGCAACAAATCATTAAAGAAGCTCCAGATAATTTAATCAGTGCAGCCAGTCCTTATTTATATGGCATAGCACGAAGTGAATTAGAAAAAGTCGTCATTATGGGGGTTTGGTTTAGTGATATGCGAACACTTGCACCCTATTGGCAAATTACGGGTAGCTCTATTGGAGTGAATTTTGATGATCGCAATGCGATGATCGGAAAATCCCTTGCTGAACGATTAAATTTAAGTGTTGGTGACCAAATAACACTCATCAAAAATACATCAGATAAACATAATTTTACCATCAAAGGAATTATTGAATCTGGTGATGCAACAGATAATATGCTTATCGTAAGTCTAGAATTCGCTCAAGACTGGCTAGATAAACAAGGACTCGCCACCAATGCTTTTTTGAATGTTAAGAATGATCAAGGTCAAGTAGAACAATTTGCTCAAAAACTAGAGCAAGAATATCCAAACTTAGATATTCGACCAATTCGAAAAGTGTCTGCTTCTGAAGGTCAAATTCTCGATAAGATTAAGGGGCTAATGGGACTAATATCTTTAGTGATATTACTTCTCGCTACACTTTGCGTGAATACAACCCTCATTGCCATAGTGGGAGAACGAGCTAAAGAATTTGCATTACAAAAAGCTTTGGGAGCAAAACGGACTGATATTATCAAGCAAATCATCACTGAAACACTGATTATTGCGGTTTTTGCCATTGTTGTGGGACTCATTTTAGGCTATGTACTAGCACAAGTACTGGGAATAACGGTATTTAAAGCCTATATTGATATGCGTTTACCCGTTATTCCAATTACAATAATTCTCTCATTATGTGTGGCTTTAATTGCAGTCATTGTTCCAACACGTAGAGCATTAGAAATTCAAACTGCAAATGTATTAAAAGGTGAATAA
- the tgt gene encoding tRNA guanosine(34) transglycosylase Tgt — protein sequence MKYELKKTSGQARRGRLTFSRPKGEYHVETPAFMPVGTYGTVKGMTPEEVAATGAQILLGNTFHLWLRPGQEVMRQHGDLHDFMQWHGPILTDSGGFQVFSLGKLRKIKEEGVHFQNPINGEKIFLSPEKSMEIQYDLGSDIVMIFDECPPYPSTFDYAKQSMEMSLRWAKRSRDRFDELGNKNALFGIIQGGVYEELRKISTEELVKIGFDGYAVGGLAVGEPKEDMHRILEYVCPQIPQDKPRYLMGVGKPEDLVEGVRRGIDMFDCVMPTRNARNGHLFVTDGIVKIRNAKYRNDTTPLDPECDCYTCKNYTKAYLYHLDKCGEILGARLNTIHNLRYYQRLMAQIRQAIEDDRFDDFVVEFYEKMGKKVPPLQLS from the coding sequence ATGAAATATGAATTAAAGAAAACAAGTGGTCAAGCTCGAAGAGGGCGACTGACTTTTTCTCGCCCTAAAGGTGAGTATCATGTAGAAACCCCTGCATTTATGCCAGTGGGAACTTATGGCACGGTAAAGGGTATGACGCCTGAAGAGGTGGCTGCAACAGGGGCTCAAATTTTGCTAGGAAATACGTTTCATCTTTGGTTGCGCCCAGGACAAGAAGTTATGCGTCAGCATGGTGATTTGCATGATTTTATGCAATGGCATGGACCTATTTTAACGGATTCGGGTGGTTTCCAAGTCTTTAGTTTAGGAAAGTTAAGAAAAATTAAGGAAGAGGGAGTGCATTTCCAAAATCCTATTAATGGTGAAAAAATATTCTTATCGCCAGAAAAGTCAATGGAAATTCAATATGACTTAGGATCTGACATTGTGATGATTTTTGATGAATGTCCTCCTTACCCATCAACATTTGACTATGCAAAACAATCAATGGAAATGTCGTTACGTTGGGCTAAACGTAGTCGTGATCGTTTTGATGAGCTTGGTAATAAGAATGCACTTTTTGGGATTATTCAAGGTGGTGTTTATGAAGAGTTACGCAAAATTTCGACGGAAGAATTAGTTAAAATAGGCTTTGATGGCTATGCTGTCGGTGGATTGGCTGTAGGTGAGCCTAAAGAAGATATGCATCGTATTTTAGAGTATGTTTGCCCTCAGATTCCACAAGATAAACCTCGTTATTTAATGGGAGTAGGGAAACCTGAAGATCTTGTTGAAGGTGTACGTCGAGGCATTGATATGTTTGATTGCGTTATGCCTACACGTAATGCACGTAACGGGCATTTATTCGTGACTGATGGCATCGTTAAAATTCGTAATGCTAAGTATCGAAATGACACAACGCCACTTGATCCTGAATGTGATTGCTACACTTGTAAAAATTATACAAAAGCTTACTTATATCATTTAGATAAGTGTGGTGAGATTTTGGGGGCTAGATTAAATACAATCCATAACTTACGTTATTATCAACGTTTAATGGCTCAAATTCGTCAGGCGATTGAAGATGATAGATTTGATGATTTTGTTGTAGAATTCTATGAAAAAATGGGGAAAAAAGTTCCTCCTCTACAACTTAGCTAG
- a CDS encoding ABC transporter ATP-binding protein yields MATNIIETIGLYKRFDQVTALADINITIKEGEFIAIMGASGSGKTTLMNILTGLDTATEGKVIIDGIDTAQLDEVGRQRFRAERIGLVFQQFHLIPYLTALENIMLAQHYHSVVDEDSAKLVLEQVGLGHRINHRPSQLSGGEQQRVCIARALVNQPPVIFADEPTGNLDEKNEELVLNLLTELNKQGRTIVMVTHNPELTKLTNRTIFLQHGKFLREQIN; encoded by the coding sequence ATGGCGACTAATATTATAGAAACGATAGGGTTATACAAAAGATTCGATCAAGTTACCGCATTGGCAGATATTAATATTACAATCAAAGAAGGTGAATTTATTGCAATAATGGGGGCTTCTGGTTCTGGTAAAACAACACTCATGAATATTCTGACTGGATTAGATACCGCCACAGAGGGAAAGGTCATTATTGATGGTATTGATACCGCTCAATTAGATGAAGTGGGTCGCCAACGATTCAGAGCAGAACGCATTGGCTTGGTTTTCCAACAATTCCATTTAATCCCCTATTTAACTGCATTGGAAAATATTATGCTTGCTCAGCATTACCATAGTGTTGTTGATGAAGATTCTGCAAAGTTGGTACTGGAACAAGTTGGACTAGGGCATCGTATCAATCATAGACCAAGCCAACTTTCAGGTGGGGAACAACAACGTGTATGTATTGCTCGTGCGTTAGTTAATCAACCTCCTGTAATATTTGCGGATGAACCGACAGGAAATCTGGATGAAAAAAATGAAGAGTTAGTCTTAAATCTATTAACCGAACTCAATAAACAAGGACGAACCATTGTTATGGTGACCCATAATCCTGAACTAACAAAACTCACAAATAGAACTATATTCTTACAACATGGAAAATTTTTACGTGAACAAATAAACTAA
- a CDS encoding ABC transporter permease has protein sequence MLFRMLFQSWRYGLKRKLLAITTIFLAAGLVSALLAVSIDIGDKMSRELKSYGANILVAPASSAALPDEMNINSSLSTQDFLDESELPNIKDIFWRNNIVGFAPLLKAQVTAISADSSNEIEILGTFFDHQIAVPDEDDYHTGQKIISPFWKVEGEWVDDSTNQFSGPIPALLGKTLAQQYNWQTNDVIELEYLDDNQARHSVEVKITGILSTGGSEENQIVMPLSEVQNLLGLEGKVQEIKVSALTVPENALSRKARANPDALTAEEYDLWYCTAYVSSISLQLEEAISGAVVRPIWQVAASEGAVIEKIQLLLGVVTFAALVAAAMGIASLMTSTIIERSKEIGLMKALGAYQWQIILLFYCEATVSGLFGGLLGCIAGWGLAQFIGTALFGSLLSFAWIVIPCVMVLSVLIAIVGTWIPAHRISQLYPVEVLYGRQ, from the coding sequence ATGTTATTTAGAATGCTATTTCAATCTTGGCGTTATGGATTGAAGAGAAAACTTCTTGCTATTACAACTATATTCTTAGCTGCAGGATTAGTGTCTGCATTACTTGCTGTTTCTATTGATATTGGTGACAAAATGTCAAGAGAGCTGAAATCCTATGGTGCAAATATCCTCGTTGCACCTGCAAGTAGTGCAGCTTTACCTGATGAGATGAATATTAATAGTTCTCTATCTACCCAAGATTTCTTAGATGAATCAGAATTACCCAATATCAAAGATATCTTTTGGCGTAACAATATTGTCGGATTTGCTCCTTTATTAAAAGCACAAGTTACTGCAATATCTGCCGACTCATCAAATGAAATTGAAATATTAGGTACTTTCTTCGATCACCAAATAGCAGTTCCCGATGAAGATGACTACCATACAGGTCAAAAGATCATTAGCCCATTTTGGAAAGTTGAAGGGGAATGGGTCGATGACTCGACTAACCAATTTAGTGGTCCAATTCCTGCGTTACTTGGTAAAACGCTAGCACAACAATATAATTGGCAAACTAATGATGTAATTGAGTTGGAGTATCTTGATGATAATCAAGCAAGACATTCTGTTGAAGTTAAGATTACAGGAATATTATCTACTGGTGGTAGCGAAGAAAATCAAATTGTCATGCCTTTAAGTGAAGTACAAAATTTACTTGGCTTAGAAGGGAAAGTACAAGAGATTAAAGTATCCGCTCTCACTGTACCCGAAAATGCGTTATCTCGCAAAGCGAGAGCGAATCCAGATGCATTAACTGCTGAAGAGTACGATCTTTGGTATTGCACTGCTTATGTATCCTCTATTTCATTACAATTAGAAGAAGCGATTTCTGGCGCAGTGGTTCGTCCAATCTGGCAAGTGGCAGCATCAGAAGGGGCGGTAATTGAAAAAATACAACTATTGCTTGGCGTTGTGACTTTTGCTGCTTTAGTTGCGGCTGCAATGGGGATTGCTTCATTAATGACATCAACAATCATAGAGCGTAGTAAAGAAATTGGATTAATGAAAGCATTAGGTGCATATCAATGGCAAATTATTCTACTCTTTTATTGTGAAGCAACAGTGAGTGGACTGTTTGGCGGACTACTAGGGTGTATTGCTGGTTGGGGACTTGCACAATTTATCGGTACAGCACTCTTTGGCTCATTATTAAGCTTTGCATGGATTGTCATCCCTTGTGTAATGGTGTTATCGGTATTGATTGCAATAGTGGGAACTTGGATTCCTGCTCATCGAATCTCTCAACTTTATCCAGTAGAGGTTTTATATGGCCGCCAATAG
- the modB gene encoding molybdate ABC transporter permease subunit has protein sequence MDLFSAFSQQELTAIFLSLKIASVAVILALPFSIGIAWLLARKNFWGKNLLNGIIHLPLVLPPVVIGFLLLISMAKKGLIGQYLWDWFGISLSFSWKGAVLASIVMAFPLMVRSIRLAFEAIDPKLEQAARTLGANPVKVFFTLTLPLSFSGIIAGAVLGFARSLGEFGATITFVSNIPNETQTIPAALYTFIETPDGEMAAARLCLVAIAISLVALFASEWLAQRQQKYR, from the coding sequence ATGGATCTCTTTTCTGCATTTTCTCAACAAGAACTGACCGCTATTTTCTTAAGCCTAAAAATAGCGTCCGTTGCTGTTATCCTTGCTTTACCTTTTTCTATTGGGATCGCTTGGTTACTCGCCCGCAAAAATTTCTGGGGCAAGAATCTGCTCAATGGCATTATCCATTTACCCCTCGTTTTGCCCCCAGTGGTGATCGGATTTTTACTGCTAATCTCAATGGCAAAAAAAGGGTTAATTGGGCAATATTTATGGGATTGGTTTGGCATCTCACTCAGTTTTTCGTGGAAAGGAGCGGTATTAGCCTCGATTGTAATGGCTTTTCCCCTTATGGTTCGCTCCATTCGCCTTGCTTTTGAAGCAATCGATCCTAAATTAGAACAGGCTGCTCGTACGCTTGGCGCTAATCCAGTCAAAGTCTTTTTTACTCTTACCCTCCCCCTTTCTTTTTCGGGTATCATTGCTGGGGCTGTACTTGGCTTTGCTCGCTCATTAGGCGAGTTTGGGGCAACCATTACCTTTGTGTCTAATATTCCAAATGAAACACAAACCATCCCTGCCGCGCTCTATACATTTATTGAAACGCCCGATGGCGAAATGGCTGCGGCTCGTTTATGTTTAGTCGCGATCGCTATTTCTCTAGTCGCTCTTTTTGCATCAGAGTGGCTTGCTCAACGCCAACAAAAATATAGGTAA
- the modC gene encoding molybdenum ABC transporter ATP-binding protein ModC, giving the protein MLHVSIQQQLGDLLLDVNVDIANHGVTAIFGRSGAGKSSLINLIAGLSRANQGQIILNDRVLFDSSRRINLPPEKRKVGYVFQEPRLFPHYRVEANLKYGCKRLDPNKFLQLIELLGIKHLLDRYPNSLSGGEKQRVAIGRALLSEPDILLMDEPLSALDLPRKNELLDYLSQLAKQISIPILYVSHSLDEVIRLADKVLLLEQGKVIAYDSTINVWHSSEFSEWQPDTQKVSLLELPISDENHHYQMQSVSLGSQQIWVNKHSRYQLGETLRITIASKDVSITLNKPEQTSIRNILQGKICKIQPQSDRFDIEIDVEKHFIWASISKWSAEELALKLGQNVYLQIKSVSI; this is encoded by the coding sequence ATGTTACACGTTTCAATTCAACAACAATTAGGCGATTTATTGCTAGATGTGAATGTCGATATTGCCAATCACGGCGTAACCGCTATTTTCGGACGTTCAGGAGCGGGGAAATCAAGTTTAATCAATTTGATTGCAGGCTTAAGCCGAGCAAATCAAGGACAAATTATTCTTAACGATCGCGTGCTGTTCGATTCATCACGTCGAATAAACTTACCACCAGAAAAACGCAAAGTAGGCTATGTATTTCAAGAACCACGATTGTTCCCACATTATCGAGTAGAGGCGAATTTAAAATATGGTTGCAAGCGGTTAGATCCCAATAAATTTTTGCAACTTATTGAATTATTAGGCATTAAGCATTTACTTGATCGCTACCCTAACAGTTTATCGGGTGGGGAAAAGCAACGTGTCGCAATCGGGCGAGCATTGCTTTCTGAACCCGATATTCTGCTAATGGATGAACCTTTATCCGCTTTAGATTTACCGCGTAAAAATGAATTATTGGACTATTTAAGCCAATTAGCCAAGCAGATCTCAATCCCGATCCTTTATGTGAGCCATAGCCTCGATGAAGTTATTCGTTTAGCGGATAAAGTATTATTACTCGAACAAGGCAAGGTCATTGCCTACGATAGCACTATCAACGTTTGGCATAGCTCTGAATTTTCCGAATGGCAACCTGATACGCAAAAAGTCAGCCTGCTTGAGTTGCCAATTTCAGATGAAAATCATCACTATCAAATGCAAAGCGTTTCATTAGGTTCACAACAAATTTGGGTGAACAAACACAGTCGCTACCAACTGGGCGAAACATTACGCATTACCATTGCCAGCAAAGATGTGTCGATTACCTTAAATAAACCAGAACAAACCTCTATTCGTAATATTCTCCAAGGTAAAATTTGCAAAATTCAGCCACAATCTGACCGCTTTGATATTGAAATTGATGTCGAAAAGCACTTTATTTGGGCAAGTATCAGTAAATGGTCTGCGGAAGAACTAGCTTTAAAACTGGGGCAAAATGTTTATCTACAAATTAAATCGGTCTCCATTTAA
- a CDS encoding TlpA family protein disulfide reductase → MSSRIFKIINTALLSVACITLVACKDEVATVGGSAPDLATFDLQGNPVSLQEKQGKPLLLTFWSGACGICVEELSEFQKLQSQYPDNLQILAINIDGESANTEELVTKRNLVLPVVKDQLNITAERYQLKGTPTSFIIDSNGKILNKYEGLIPEEELEVLFKG, encoded by the coding sequence ATGTCATCTCGTATTTTTAAAATTATTAATACCGCCTTACTCTCCGTTGCTTGTATTACCCTTGTAGCTTGTAAAGATGAAGTTGCTACAGTTGGAGGCTCTGCTCCAGATTTAGCTACATTTGACTTACAAGGCAATCCAGTGAGTTTACAAGAAAAACAAGGTAAACCTTTGTTATTAACATTCTGGTCTGGTGCTTGCGGTATTTGTGTAGAAGAATTATCTGAATTTCAAAAGTTACAAAGCCAATATCCAGATAACCTACAAATTCTTGCTATTAACATTGATGGAGAATCTGCAAATACCGAAGAATTAGTAACTAAGAGAAACTTGGTTTTACCCGTAGTTAAAGATCAATTAAATATCACAGCTGAACGTTATCAATTAAAAGGAACACCAACTTCTTTTATTATTGATTCAAATGGTAAAATTCTTAACAAATATGAAGGATTAATTCCAGAGGAAGAATTAGAGGTCTTATTCAAAGGGTAA